A portion of the Thermosediminibacter oceani DSM 16646 genome contains these proteins:
- a CDS encoding PTS fructose transporter subunit IIB, whose amino-acid sequence MKIVAVTACPSGVAHTYMAATALKKAAKANGAQIKIETQGALGIENEITEKEAREADAVILAIETAIAKPERFKNKPVIQVPVSEAIKDADAIIKKAMSLISK is encoded by the coding sequence ATGAAAATTGTTGCTGTTACTGCATGTCCTTCAGGTGTGGCGCACACCTATATGGCGGCTACGGCTCTGAAAAAAGCGGCTAAAGCCAACGGAGCCCAGATCAAGATAGAGACCCAGGGCGCCCTGGGCATAGAAAATGAAATAACCGAAAAAGAGGCAAGAGAAGCAGACGCCGTAATTTTGGCTATAGAGACGGCCATAGCCAAGCCCGAAAGGTTTAAAAACAAACCGGTAATACAGGTGCCGGTATCGGAAGCCATAAAAGATGCGGATGCCATTATTAAAAAAGCCATGAGTTTAATAAGCAAATAA
- the crn3 gene encoding CRISPR-associated ring nuclease Crn3/Csx3: MVKFDTAEYGKYTILHFELEGPINPEILKDICPPKVNSTKGLIISGRGPIWLYCYLVHYYHFTVFIATFDPRLGGAVIVESHIPEFKPGNVIML, translated from the coding sequence ATGGTCAAATTTGATACGGCTGAATACGGAAAATATACCATCCTACACTTTGAATTGGAAGGGCCTATAAACCCGGAGATCTTAAAAGACATATGCCCTCCCAAAGTAAACAGCACAAAAGGCCTGATAATAAGCGGACGTGGTCCTATATGGCTTTACTGCTATTTGGTCCATTACTACCACTTTACAGTTTTTATCGCTACCTTTGACCCAAGGTTGGGCGGAGCGGTTATAGTAGAATCTCATATTCCCGAGTTCAAACCAGGAAATGTTATTATGCTCTAA
- a CDS encoding PTS fructose transporter subunit IIC codes for MNNKIWENARRHLMTGVSYMIPFVVSGGLLLTIGILIGGGKVIPGMSKTLVDLGVTAFQMMVPIMAGYMAYSMADRPGIAPGIVGGLIANKIGAGFLGGIVAGFIAGWVVNQLKRIPLHPYIAPLKPIIIIPFFGVGIVAGLMLIIGQPISALSKTLEAWLNSMTGANAALLGFIIAAMMAFDMGGPVNKIAFAFSAGMLSQGVYAPMAACWVGIMAPPMGLALATYLAPKKFTEVERKNAIPAAIMGATGITEGAIPYAAADPLRVIPSLVIGSGFGGAVALLLGAQAPVPSGGVFVIPFFIKPLMFVIGFAAAIIVTALITVALKKEVTEEENNFEGLNLE; via the coding sequence ATGAACAACAAAATATGGGAAAATGCAAGAAGGCATCTTATGACCGGGGTTTCCTACATGATCCCCTTCGTGGTTTCGGGTGGTCTCTTGCTCACCATAGGAATACTCATAGGTGGTGGCAAGGTAATCCCGGGTATGTCCAAGACACTGGTGGACTTGGGAGTTACCGCCTTTCAAATGATGGTTCCTATCATGGCGGGATACATGGCGTATTCGATGGCGGACAGGCCTGGTATCGCTCCGGGTATTGTAGGCGGCCTCATAGCCAATAAGATCGGTGCAGGCTTCTTAGGCGGTATCGTAGCAGGTTTTATTGCAGGATGGGTTGTAAATCAACTGAAAAGGATTCCATTGCATCCGTATATTGCACCTTTAAAGCCCATAATAATTATCCCGTTTTTCGGTGTGGGTATAGTTGCAGGCCTCATGCTAATTATAGGTCAGCCGATTAGTGCACTATCGAAGACTCTGGAGGCATGGCTGAATTCCATGACCGGCGCCAATGCGGCCCTGCTAGGCTTCATAATAGCTGCTATGATGGCGTTTGACATGGGAGGCCCGGTTAACAAGATAGCATTCGCATTTTCCGCAGGCATGCTCAGCCAGGGGGTCTATGCCCCGATGGCAGCATGCTGGGTTGGGATAATGGCACCGCCCATGGGCCTGGCTCTGGCAACCTACCTTGCTCCCAAAAAGTTTACCGAAGTCGAAAGGAAAAACGCCATACCGGCGGCCATAATGGGAGCTACGGGTATTACGGAAGGAGCTATACCTTATGCTGCAGCCGACCCCTTGAGGGTAATCCCATCCCTGGTGATCGGCTCCGGCTTCGGCGGTGCGGTGGCACTGCTGCTGGGCGCTCAGGCACCGGTGCCGAGCGGCGGGGTATTCGTGATACCTTTCTTCATAAAACCTTTGATGTTCGTAATTGGATTCGCCGCTGCTATAATAGTAACTGCACTTATAACCGTAGCATTAAAGAAAGAGGTCACTGAAGAAGAAAATAATTTTGAAGGATTGAATTTAGAATAA
- a CDS encoding NADH-dependent [FeFe] hydrogenase, group A6: protein MKTLKINGREVAFSDEKNLLEVIRKAGIELPTFCYHSELSTYGACRMCLVEDKRGNLIAACSTPPREGMEIKTHTKRLLKQRRMTLELILAEHDRDCTTCGKNGDCKLRKLSHDLGVEEIRFGTKENYLPIDDSSEAIVRNPNKCILCGDCVRMCEEVQGIGVIGFAHRGAKAVVTPAFNKNLCEVECVDCGQCSAVCPTGAIVVKSHIDKVWDALNDDNKVVIAQIAPAVRVAFGEAFGLRPGESTEYLIVSALKAMGFDMVFDTCFAADLTVIEEGHEFLERLEKGENLPLFTSCCPAWVKFVEFNYPSFLNNLSSCRSPHQMFGSFTKNYYAKELGVSRENVYVVSIMPCTAKKAEAAREELGVDGNPDVDAVLTTRELIRMVREAGIVFKDLKEEPFDMPFGFSTGGGIIFGATGGVAEAVVRTLDGGHRRFEQVRGSEGLKEATIVKDGKEIRVAVVHGLKNARELLEKIKSGSVKYDMVEVMACPGGCVGGAGQPSPASTGVREERAKGLYNIDNRMQLARSDENPMIKMLYEKWLGSPGSEVAHKYLHTHYRPRRRTEV, encoded by the coding sequence ATGAAGACGCTGAAGATAAACGGCAGAGAAGTCGCATTTTCCGATGAGAAAAACCTTCTGGAAGTTATAAGGAAGGCGGGCATCGAGCTCCCCACCTTCTGCTACCATTCGGAACTCAGCACATACGGGGCGTGCAGAATGTGCCTCGTGGAAGATAAGAGGGGGAACCTGATTGCCGCCTGCAGCACCCCTCCCCGTGAAGGAATGGAAATCAAGACCCACACCAAGAGACTGCTGAAGCAGAGGAGAATGACCCTGGAGCTCATACTGGCGGAGCACGACAGGGACTGCACCACCTGTGGTAAAAACGGCGACTGCAAGCTAAGGAAGCTCTCTCACGACCTGGGCGTAGAAGAGATAAGGTTCGGAACGAAGGAAAATTACCTGCCCATTGACGACAGCTCCGAGGCCATTGTAAGGAATCCGAACAAGTGCATACTCTGCGGCGACTGTGTGAGGATGTGCGAGGAAGTCCAGGGCATTGGAGTTATCGGTTTTGCGCACAGGGGAGCCAAGGCTGTCGTAACACCGGCTTTCAACAAAAATCTTTGTGAAGTGGAATGCGTAGACTGCGGACAGTGCTCTGCGGTATGCCCCACCGGCGCCATAGTGGTAAAATCCCATATTGATAAGGTATGGGACGCCCTGAACGACGACAATAAAGTCGTAATAGCCCAGATAGCCCCGGCAGTTAGGGTGGCCTTCGGTGAGGCCTTCGGCCTCAGGCCCGGAGAATCCACCGAATACCTGATCGTCTCGGCTCTAAAGGCCATGGGCTTCGACATGGTGTTCGACACCTGCTTTGCAGCGGACCTCACGGTCATCGAAGAGGGCCATGAATTCCTTGAGAGGCTGGAGAAGGGAGAAAACCTGCCCCTTTTCACCTCCTGCTGCCCGGCCTGGGTAAAATTCGTGGAATTCAATTACCCCTCGTTCTTGAATAACCTGTCTTCCTGCCGTTCACCGCATCAGATGTTCGGCTCCTTTACAAAGAACTACTATGCTAAGGAGCTGGGCGTTTCAAGGGAAAATGTTTACGTGGTATCGATAATGCCCTGCACCGCCAAGAAGGCGGAAGCGGCCAGGGAAGAGCTGGGAGTGGACGGCAACCCGGATGTGGATGCAGTGCTCACAACCCGGGAACTCATCAGAATGGTGAGAGAAGCCGGCATCGTGTTTAAAGATCTGAAGGAAGAACCCTTTGACATGCCCTTCGGATTCTCCACCGGCGGAGGTATTATCTTCGGCGCAACAGGCGGTGTGGCCGAAGCCGTGGTGAGAACGCTGGACGGCGGGCACAGGCGCTTCGAACAGGTAAGAGGTAGTGAAGGTCTGAAAGAAGCGACGATAGTGAAGGACGGTAAAGAGATCAGAGTCGCGGTAGTTCACGGCCTGAAAAACGCCAGGGAACTTCTGGAAAAGATAAAGAGCGGCAGTGTGAAGTACGACATGGTCGAGGTTATGGCATGTCCGGGAGGCTGCGTCGGCGGTGCTGGACAGCCGTCACCTGCAAGCACCGGAGTAAGGGAAGAGAGGGCGAAAGGCCTCTACAACATCGACAACAGGATGCAGCTTGCACGGTCTGATGAAAACCCCATGATAAAAATGCTCTACGAGAAATGGCTTGGCAGCCCGGGTTCAGAGGTTGCCCACAAATACCTCCATACCCATTACAGGCCGAGACGCCGGACCGAAGTTTAA
- a CDS encoding glycoside hydrolase family 38 C-terminal domain-containing protein, with protein MNLYVVCHTHWDREWHKTFHEYRVKLVEFMDDLIDLLERDENYTSFLLDGQTVVLEDYLDVKPYMKERIRRLVKAGRLVIGPWYVQPDEFLVSGESLIRNLLIGHEIGKDFGRVMKVGYLPDSFGQAACIPQLLKGFGIDSAVFWRGVTDEDLDKTEFLWESPDGSRVFAVHLPLGYGNGASLSKNMAMSFETVEENLKKLASKAATNNILLMCGFDQRFADHDIPEIIKELNSYYKENGKDIRLIQCSIEDYIEKVKSEEPSLKVLKGEFRKGKSMRVHVSIGGTRLDIKRDNFNTQLLYERYLEPISTMAYILGHKYDNDIINRGWKYIIQNHAHDSICTVCTDDTHREMKIRFEFAKQIGHTLLNEKISEISGDIAYKKEMGKPLIVFNTLMRKRKEPVEATIYLDTEEFSLTDNEGRKIPYQIMSVKDVNLAEKEIEIGVKNPDRWVKEIKLVFIAELDGFGYRTYYVKEHAKSNRYTGFIGAGNILENEFYRVSVEDDGSLCITDKETAKTYRGLNIFEESGNAGDEYDFSPPKEDVVITTRGSRPEIALVENGPLFARIRISHILNVPMDTDSMKRAEKTCPCPVDCFVTLYRGIKRVDIKTVIDNRAKNHRIRVLFDGNVEAHTHIAEQQFGVLKRDNFLKEQECWDKEGWEERYYPVYPQRSFVDVSDGQYGLAILNKGLPQYEILNKDKPIIALTLLSGTDYMGKNDLRYRPGRRSGLHIAVPDSQLLGVHEVEYSIVPHKGDYIAGDIIESAHSYITPLLSFMPLNETQGELNDELYFIKTENKGIIESSIKKSEHGPAVVLRIYNGTDLPLRNIVLKLDDRFNAVDILDLKEEKIKNNNKVSFVENKINIPLLNENEIISLSLGR; from the coding sequence ATGAATCTGTATGTGGTATGTCATACCCACTGGGACAGAGAATGGCATAAGACCTTTCATGAATACAGGGTAAAACTGGTTGAGTTCATGGACGATCTAATAGATCTCCTCGAAAGGGATGAAAACTATACATCTTTTCTTCTGGACGGGCAGACGGTGGTCCTGGAAGACTATCTTGACGTAAAGCCATATATGAAAGAAAGGATAAGAAGGCTGGTAAAGGCCGGGAGACTCGTAATAGGCCCCTGGTACGTCCAGCCCGATGAGTTTCTGGTAAGCGGCGAGTCATTAATAAGGAATCTTTTAATAGGGCATGAAATAGGCAAGGATTTCGGCAGGGTTATGAAGGTGGGCTACCTCCCAGATTCTTTCGGCCAGGCCGCCTGCATACCCCAGTTGCTGAAGGGATTCGGCATAGACAGCGCCGTCTTCTGGAGGGGGGTTACCGATGAGGACCTGGACAAAACCGAGTTTTTATGGGAGTCCCCGGACGGCAGCAGGGTATTTGCCGTACACCTTCCGCTCGGATACGGCAACGGTGCGTCACTTTCAAAAAATATGGCTATGAGCTTCGAGACTGTTGAGGAGAATTTGAAAAAATTAGCTTCCAAAGCCGCAACAAATAACATACTTTTAATGTGCGGCTTTGACCAGAGATTTGCCGACCACGATATACCCGAAATAATAAAAGAGCTGAATTCGTATTATAAAGAAAACGGAAAAGATATAAGGCTGATCCAGTGCAGCATAGAGGATTATATCGAAAAAGTGAAAAGCGAAGAGCCCTCCCTCAAGGTACTGAAAGGTGAATTCAGAAAGGGCAAGTCCATGAGGGTGCATGTGAGTATCGGCGGCACGAGACTTGATATAAAAAGGGACAACTTCAATACTCAGCTTCTATATGAAAGGTATTTGGAGCCGATATCCACTATGGCCTACATCCTGGGCCATAAATACGACAACGACATAATAAACAGAGGCTGGAAGTATATAATACAGAACCACGCCCATGACTCTATATGCACCGTATGCACCGATGACACCCACAGGGAAATGAAGATAAGGTTCGAATTTGCAAAACAGATAGGACACACCCTGCTGAATGAAAAGATAAGTGAAATATCGGGAGACATTGCGTACAAAAAGGAAATGGGCAAGCCCCTCATTGTTTTCAATACACTTATGCGCAAGAGGAAGGAACCGGTAGAAGCTACAATATATCTCGATACCGAGGAATTCTCGCTGACGGATAACGAAGGAAGAAAAATACCGTATCAGATAATGTCCGTAAAGGATGTAAACCTGGCCGAGAAAGAGATAGAAATAGGCGTGAAAAACCCCGACCGCTGGGTGAAAGAGATAAAGCTAGTATTTATTGCAGAACTGGATGGATTCGGGTACAGGACATACTATGTAAAGGAACACGCCAAAAGTAATCGGTACACGGGCTTTATTGGCGCCGGCAATATCTTGGAAAATGAATTCTACAGGGTATCGGTGGAAGATGACGGGTCTTTGTGCATAACTGATAAAGAGACGGCGAAAACATATAGAGGCCTTAATATATTCGAAGAAAGCGGAAATGCCGGTGACGAGTACGACTTTTCCCCGCCAAAAGAGGATGTGGTGATCACAACCCGGGGCTCGAGGCCGGAAATTGCGCTTGTAGAAAACGGCCCCTTATTTGCAAGAATCAGGATTTCTCATATACTAAACGTGCCCATGGATACCGATAGTATGAAAAGGGCGGAAAAAACCTGTCCCTGCCCTGTGGATTGTTTTGTCACCCTTTACAGGGGTATAAAGAGGGTGGATATAAAGACTGTGATTGACAACAGGGCGAAAAACCACAGGATAAGGGTCCTCTTTGATGGAAATGTAGAAGCTCACACCCATATAGCCGAGCAGCAGTTTGGCGTGTTGAAGCGGGACAACTTCTTAAAGGAACAGGAATGCTGGGATAAAGAAGGCTGGGAAGAAAGGTATTACCCCGTATATCCCCAGAGGTCTTTTGTAGATGTGTCGGACGGGCAGTACGGCCTGGCTATCTTGAATAAGGGACTTCCGCAGTATGAGATATTAAATAAGGATAAACCCATCATAGCACTTACCCTTTTGAGCGGCACCGATTACATGGGTAAGAATGACCTCCGGTACAGGCCCGGCAGGCGCTCGGGACTCCACATCGCAGTGCCCGACTCACAGCTGCTCGGTGTGCATGAGGTAGAATACTCCATCGTTCCCCACAAAGGAGATTATATAGCAGGCGACATCATAGAAAGCGCCCATAGCTATATAACGCCGCTTTTGAGTTTTATGCCCTTGAATGAAACCCAAGGCGAATTAAATGATGAATTGTACTTTATTAAAACCGAAAACAAGGGTATAATTGAAAGCAGCATTAAAAAAAGCGAACACGGCCCCGCAGTTGTCCTGAGAATATATAACGGCACGGACTTGCCCCTGAGAAATATAGTTTTGAAACTGGATGACAGGTTCAACGCGGTAGACATTCTTGACCTCAAAGAAGAAAAGATAAAGAATAATAATAAGGTAAGTTTTGTCGAGAATAAAATAAACATTCCCCTGTTAAATGAAAATGAGATAATCTCCCTGAGTCTTGGAAGATAG
- a CDS encoding PTS sugar transporter subunit IIA gives MIIKDILKRELIELNMGAKTKEEVINEMADMLFKSGAITSKEAFVKDVFERERIGTTGVGMGIAIPHGRSGSVINTSVAIAKLKEPVDWDSLDGKPVSLVFLLAVPKDGGENIHLKLLSGIASMLMEEDFREKLFKASDKEEVLNIMGFVKEDDLK, from the coding sequence ATGATAATTAAAGACATACTAAAAAGAGAACTTATTGAGCTTAATATGGGGGCAAAGACAAAAGAAGAAGTTATAAACGAAATGGCCGACATGCTGTTTAAGAGCGGTGCCATAACATCAAAAGAGGCCTTCGTAAAGGACGTGTTTGAAAGGGAACGAATAGGTACAACCGGTGTCGGGATGGGGATAGCCATACCTCACGGCAGGTCCGGCAGCGTAATAAATACCTCAGTAGCCATAGCAAAGCTAAAAGAGCCGGTAGACTGGGACTCTCTGGATGGCAAACCGGTAAGCCTGGTATTTTTGCTGGCAGTGCCCAAAGACGGGGGTGAAAATATACATTTAAAACTGCTGTCCGGCATAGCCTCGATGCTGATGGAAGAGGATTTCAGAGAAAAGCTCTTTAAGGCCAGTGATAAAGAAGAAGTACTCAATATAATGGGTTTCGTAAAGGAGGATGATTTAAAATGA
- a CDS encoding NADH-quinone oxidoreductase subunit NuoF encodes MIKSVEELNKLKDECSKALAGEKMKILVCAGTGCISGGSLKVYEAIKKLLEEKNLYVDIDLYTEDKEGVNVSPSGCHGFCQMGPIVRVEPQGYFYVKVKEEDAQEIVEKTVEKGEPVERLLYKSHEDGQAFMTEDSIPFYGKQSRIVLEHCGKINPENIKEYIAAGGYQALAKALQMTPEEICQVMLKAKLRGRGGAGFPAGIKWDSVRKQKSDVKYVICNGDEGDPGAFMDRSIMEGDPHRVIEGMIIAGYASGATQGYIYVRAEYPLAVRRLKKAIEQAREFGLLGKNILGSGFDFDIKINMGAGAFVCGEGSALIASIEGQRGMPKTRPPRTVEKGLFGKPTVLNNVETYANVPMIILNGADWYLSIGTETSPGTKAFALTGNIVNTGLIEVPMGTTLREVIYEIGGGIPNGKELKAVQIGGPSGGCLTKEHLDLPLDFDTLGTVGAMIGSGGMVVMDEDTCMVEVARFFMSFTQRESCGKCVPCREGTKRMLKLLEKITSGKGTEKDLELLEELAVTVKDGSLCGLGQTAPNPVLTTLKYFRDEYLAHVREKRCPAGVCQALKRYAIDATVCKGCSKCSRVCPVGAISGEIKKPFTINPDKCIKCGACVEACPFKAVKEGK; translated from the coding sequence ATGATAAAGAGCGTTGAAGAGCTCAATAAGCTGAAGGATGAGTGCAGTAAAGCCCTCGCCGGAGAGAAGATGAAGATATTGGTGTGCGCGGGGACCGGCTGCATATCCGGCGGGTCGCTGAAGGTATACGAAGCCATCAAAAAGCTTCTCGAGGAAAAAAACCTTTACGTCGATATAGACCTGTACACCGAGGACAAAGAAGGGGTAAACGTTTCACCCAGCGGCTGCCACGGCTTTTGCCAGATGGGCCCCATCGTCAGGGTCGAACCCCAGGGTTATTTCTACGTGAAAGTAAAGGAAGAAGACGCTCAGGAGATAGTGGAGAAGACGGTGGAAAAGGGAGAGCCGGTCGAAAGGCTGCTTTATAAATCCCACGAAGACGGACAGGCCTTCATGACCGAAGATAGCATCCCCTTCTACGGCAAGCAGAGCAGGATCGTTCTGGAACATTGCGGTAAGATCAACCCCGAAAATATTAAGGAATACATCGCTGCCGGGGGATATCAGGCTCTGGCCAAGGCCCTTCAGATGACCCCCGAAGAGATATGCCAGGTTATGCTGAAGGCGAAACTGAGAGGTAGGGGCGGTGCCGGATTCCCGGCAGGTATTAAATGGGATTCCGTGAGGAAACAGAAATCCGACGTGAAGTACGTGATTTGCAACGGTGACGAAGGTGACCCCGGAGCATTTATGGACAGGAGCATCATGGAAGGCGACCCCCACAGAGTGATTGAGGGAATGATCATTGCCGGGTACGCTTCCGGAGCGACACAGGGGTACATCTACGTGAGAGCGGAGTATCCCCTGGCGGTCAGGAGGCTCAAGAAAGCAATAGAGCAGGCGAGAGAGTTCGGCCTTCTGGGCAAGAACATACTGGGCTCTGGTTTCGACTTCGACATAAAAATAAACATGGGTGCAGGAGCCTTCGTATGCGGTGAAGGTAGCGCTCTCATAGCATCCATAGAAGGACAAAGAGGCATGCCCAAGACCCGGCCGCCAAGAACCGTTGAAAAGGGACTTTTCGGCAAGCCGACGGTGCTCAACAACGTTGAGACCTACGCCAACGTGCCTATGATAATTTTAAATGGTGCGGACTGGTACCTGAGCATCGGCACCGAGACCAGCCCCGGGACCAAAGCCTTCGCTCTGACAGGAAATATCGTGAATACAGGGCTTATCGAGGTGCCCATGGGGACGACCCTCAGGGAGGTAATCTACGAGATAGGCGGAGGTATACCCAACGGTAAGGAGCTCAAGGCTGTACAGATAGGTGGTCCTTCCGGCGGCTGCCTTACGAAAGAACACCTGGACCTACCCCTGGACTTCGATACGCTGGGCACCGTAGGGGCCATGATAGGTTCCGGCGGAATGGTAGTAATGGACGAGGATACCTGTATGGTGGAAGTGGCAAGGTTCTTCATGAGCTTCACCCAGCGTGAGTCCTGCGGCAAATGCGTCCCCTGCAGGGAAGGCACCAAGAGGATGCTGAAATTACTCGAAAAAATAACCAGCGGCAAAGGAACGGAAAAAGATTTAGAGCTTTTGGAAGAGCTGGCTGTAACGGTGAAGGACGGCTCGCTGTGCGGTCTGGGCCAGACGGCTCCGAATCCGGTGCTTACGACCCTCAAGTACTTCAGGGATGAATACCTGGCCCACGTAAGGGAGAAAAGGTGCCCCGCAGGCGTCTGCCAGGCACTAAAGAGGTACGCAATAGACGCAACCGTCTGCAAAGGCTGCAGCAAGTGCTCCAGAGTATGCCCCGTCGGTGCCATTTCGGGTGAGATCAAAAAGCCCTTCACGATAAATCCTGACAAATGTATCAAATGCGGTGCCTGCGTAGAAGCGTGTCCTTTCAAAGCCGTAAAGGAGGGGAAATAA
- the nuoE gene encoding NADH-quinone oxidoreductase subunit NuoE produces MATATGHGRSFQRVDEIIEAHGRNPVNIISILQEVQNEYRYLPQDVLNYIATAMNISPSKVYGVATFYENFSLEPKGKYVIRICDGTACHVKNSTALLNALTKKLGLKEGQRTTEDLLFTLETVSCLGACGLAPVMVVNEEVHGKVTPEKAEEIIDEIINKERGQNDKER; encoded by the coding sequence ATGGCCACAGCCACGGGGCACGGAAGAAGTTTTCAAAGGGTCGATGAAATAATTGAAGCCCACGGCAGGAATCCCGTAAACATCATCAGCATTTTACAGGAAGTGCAGAACGAGTACAGGTACCTGCCTCAGGATGTTTTAAACTACATCGCCACTGCTATGAACATATCTCCTTCTAAGGTCTATGGTGTTGCGACCTTTTACGAAAACTTTTCTCTGGAGCCTAAAGGGAAGTATGTAATCCGTATTTGTGACGGCACTGCATGCCACGTAAAGAACTCCACTGCCCTTTTGAACGCTCTCACCAAGAAACTCGGTTTAAAAGAAGGACAGCGGACTACCGAGGACCTGCTTTTCACTCTCGAGACGGTATCCTGTCTCGGAGCCTGCGGACTTGCTCCGGTTATGGTGGTAAACGAGGAGGTCCACGGTAAGGTGACTCCCGAAAAAGCCGAAGAGATAATCGACGAAATTATAAACAAGGAGAGGGGTCAAAATGATAAAGAGCGTTGA
- the nifU gene encoding Fe-S cluster assembly scaffold protein NifU translates to MYNEKVLDHFSNPRNAGEIPDADGIGHAGNPVDGDSITIYIKVKDGIIDDIKFKTFGCGAAIAASSMLTVLAKGKTLDEALKITNDQVAEALGGLPPQKLNCSNIAADALHDAIADYKNKISR, encoded by the coding sequence TTGTATAACGAAAAGGTGCTGGACCATTTCTCCAATCCGAGAAACGCCGGGGAAATCCCCGATGCCGATGGAATAGGCCATGCGGGAAATCCGGTGGACGGCGATTCAATAACAATATATATTAAGGTAAAAGATGGCATTATCGATGACATTAAATTCAAAACCTTCGGCTGCGGTGCGGCCATTGCGGCAAGCAGTATGCTCACAGTACTGGCAAAAGGCAAAACCCTCGATGAAGCTCTTAAGATAACAAACGATCAGGTAGCCGAGGCCCTGGGCGGCCTCCCGCCCCAAAAGTTAAATTGTTCAAACATCGCAGCCGATGCTCTTCACGATGCAATTGCGGATTATAAGAATAAAATTTCACGATAA
- a CDS encoding IS3 family transposase (programmed frameshift) → MKKKRYDREFKEQVVRECQEVGNIALVARRHGLSKNTVYNWLQATRKNGSVIPLPRDVNQRLLEAENRLESLARENDQLKRLVAEKELELAILRELRDRVNPPVADKVAIAKRWVAKGYSLYLVLGFVGLAPSTFYAYESKKEPTVTADNQAKAKAGRPKTQFSYTLDGKKVADEQIKEWLCELVCQDGFPYGYKKLTAALVEDYGLVINHKKVYRLCKELDILKPQRICKSKHPRRLAQRIEVTGPNQLWEMDVKYGYIHGEERFFFQLSLIDVFDRCVIDYHLGLTCTAKDARRVLCNALKKRGIKPGMQMPRLRTDNGPQFIANLFAAACRKLGIVHERIPVKTPNLNAHIEAFHSILEDECYSRHQFASYAEAYEQIAWYMDYYNNRRRHGSLNNMAPQKYYQAIISNSIKPKSLVA, encoded by the exons TTGAAAAAGAAACGTTATGACCGAGAATTTAAGGAGCAAGTTGTAAGAGAATGCCAGGAAGTTGGTAATATTGCGTTAGTGGCTAGAAGACATGGACTCTCCAAAAATACGGTATATAACTGGCTTCAAGCAACAAGAAAGAATGGTTCTGTTATCCCTCTGCCACGCGATGTAAACCAAAGGCTTTTAGAGGCAGAAAATAGGCTAGAAAGTTTAGCTAGGGAGAATGACCAGCTAAAAAGACTTGTGGCGGAAAAAGAACTAGAACTGGCTATTTTAAGAGAATTACGGGATCGAGTAAACCCTC CAGTAGCCGACAAAGTCGCAATTGCCAAAAGGTGGGTGGCGAAAGGATATAGTCTCTACCTCGTTCTGGGCTTTGTCGGCCTTGCGCCATCCACCTTTTACGCATATGAAAGTAAAAAAGAACCGACTGTAACCGCTGATAACCAAGCTAAAGCTAAAGCGGGCAGGCCAAAAACGCAGTTTTCTTATACTCTGGATGGCAAGAAGGTTGCCGATGAGCAGATTAAAGAATGGCTATGTGAATTGGTTTGTCAAGATGGTTTTCCTTATGGCTATAAGAAGCTTACGGCAGCTTTAGTAGAGGACTATGGCCTTGTCATCAACCATAAAAAAGTTTACCGGCTATGTAAGGAACTGGATATTCTTAAGCCGCAAAGAATTTGTAAATCAAAGCATCCAAGGCGCCTAGCTCAACGCATTGAAGTAACCGGGCCTAACCAACTCTGGGAAATGGATGTAAAATACGGATACATACACGGAGAAGAAAGATTCTTTTTTCAGCTTTCGCTTATTGATGTATTTGATCGTTGTGTGATTGACTACCACTTAGGTTTAACCTGTACAGCCAAAGACGCCCGTAGGGTGCTGTGTAATGCCTTAAAGAAGCGTGGTATTAAACCAGGAATGCAAATGCCAAGGTTAAGAACGGATAATGGTCCTCAATTCATTGCTAACCTTTTTGCTGCAGCCTGTCGGAAACTTGGCATCGTTCATGAACGAATACCGGTAAAAACCCCAAACTTAAATGCTCATATTGAAGCCTTCCATTCAATTCTTGAAGATGAATGCTATAGCCGACATCAATTTGCAAGCTACGCGGAAGCCTATGAACAGATTGCTTGGTATATGGATTATTACAATAATCGCCGCCGTCATGGGAGTCTTAACAATATGGCTCCCCAAAAATATTATCAAGCTATTATAAGTAATTCTATAAAACCTAAATCTTTGGTAGCATAA